In the genome of Streptomyces sp. 846.5, the window GGAGGGGATAACGATTACGAGAATTTCACCAATGGCAGCTTTCAGCATGTGATTTTCAATCTTAGTTTGCAGGAGGGCTGGGATGACCCTCTTTGTTATTTCGCCTATGTCGACAAGAGTATGGAGTCCCGGGTACAGATCGAACAGATCGTCGGTCGCGTCATGCGACAGCCTGGAGCCCAGCACTATTCGGCCGAGCGGCTGAACACAGCGCACTTCTACGTCCGAGTTGACAGGAACGAAGTGTTCCAGCAGGTACTGCGGGACGTGGAAAGTCGCCTCAACAGCGACGCTCCGCAGGTAAAGTTCATTAGCAGTGCGCCGGGCTCGACACGAGCAGTGGAATACGCTCCGAAGGATCTCTACTCACTGCCCGCAACTGGCTATGACACGAAAGATGCTTTGGCTCCGATGGATGCTGCGTTGGAGAAGCTACACGACTATTCTGTTCCTACTGTGAATACGCAAGGTAAAGGTAGTCGTAAGCGAACATCATTCAATTTGAGCAAGCGGCTCACCTTCGAGGGGGACTGGGAATCTCTGGAGAATCCGAGCCTAGTGTCGGTGCGCTGGGTATTCAGTCGAGAAATTCGGCAGCGGCACGCTAGTGTCAACAATGTTATTCTGACGGATAGCCCAAAATTCGATGCGGGGATTGGAGTCGGCAGCCCGGCTCATGCTCACGTGATTGATGTGGCTACTGAAGTTGTTCAGTGCTACCTGGATAACGTCGTTCTGACGCAGCGGAAGTCACACCCGCACAAGGTAGGTCCGATCCTGGCGCGGCCTGATGAAATGAAGTACTTTCAGCATTCGATTCATGAGGGGTATGACCGCCTCAACTCTTTCGAGCTGGAATTTGCTCAAGAGTTGGATAGGCTGGGAATCCCCTGGTGTCGGAATCCTTCCCGCTCGGGCTATGGGATTCCGCTGGCAAAGCTAGGGCCGACGCTAAAATTTTACCCGGACTTCATCGCTTGGGCAGGGAGTAAGGTTTTGCTTTTGGACACCAAGGGTGAACACTTGGTGCATGAAGCCGCCGTCCGGAAGCTAGCCAATATTCGGTATCGCCCTGATGCAACAGAGTTTGTTTCTGTGCACTTTGTCACCAAGGGTAAATGGAGTCCCGAGCCGACCCAGCAGAGCCCCGATGGATATACTCTGTGGGGACACAAAGGTGACGGAAGTCGAAAAACAACGCATTTTGTGAGCCTGCAAAAGTTGGCTGCTAGCCTGGCGAGCTAAAATCCGCTGGTGGCACTTGGATTACGCTCCCGTCCATGTGCATCCCTGGTCTTCACCCCCTCGCTCTCGTAGCCGGTTCAGCACCGTCGTCGGATCGACCCCCATCCGTTCGCCGATCCGTGCCAGCGACTGGCCGGCCCCATAGAGCCTCACGGCTTCGTCGGTCTGGTCGGGGGACAGGCCACGCATCCGCATCTCAACGCCGTGTCGCTTCAGGGTGGTGCCTACTGTCTGCCGATTGACTCCGAACCGATCGCCCAGTTGGTAGACGGTTTCTCCTGCCCGGTAGCCTTCGATGAGTTTTTGTACTTGATCAACATCGAGCTGCCTCGCTCGGTTCGGCTTTCGGTGGCTGGGTGTCTGCCGAACGGGGCCGTGAGATCGGGTAGCTTGTTCAGCAGGGTTTCGAGGGCTCCGACTTACGCTAGCGTGTTGTAGTAGCTTCGCCGGAGGTCCAGGTGGTCGACGAGGAGATCCCGGAGACTGGGTATGACTTCAGCGCCGATCTGGCGAGGGCTTCCTGGTGATCAAGAACTGTGAGTTCGGTTGCGGGCGGTCTACCGCATCCGTCGCACTTGTCCTCGTCGCTCCACGCCCCGCCTTCTCAGTACATTCCGGACCGCTCCCGTGGAAACCTCGAACATTGGC includes:
- a CDS encoding DEAD/DEAH box helicase family protein, coding for MINLLPFQQAASAQIAQRYQEYAADPVNAGTAKNPHTVPFFQALSSLTASGKTVIMADALNVIASSMAIDPVVLWLSKLNVVVEQTYSNFQSGGKYHHLLGNFSIKPLGDYKAQRVRESDRPIMFFATVGTFNQKGKEKSSLLIFKTGLDSTDQSIWDGLKQREDSTGKRRPLIIVYDEAHNLSDQQCDLLMELQPEAMLLASATMKLPARMSREIDHLRSIGGKSDDWLTTRIDAKQVADSGLVKSTVVLAGYNTPMEDTIADMLDDMEQAESEAGPYGLQGSPKAIYVCNTNIAADDGYRIDDPKRPFMQRKAPPILIWRYLTEQRQIDPSKIAVYSSLRVDKDFPLPDEFNLFAGGDNDYENFTNGSFQHVIFNLSLQEGWDDPLCYFAYVDKSMESRVQIEQIVGRVMRQPGAQHYSAERLNTAHFYVRVDRNEVFQQVLRDVESRLNSDAPQVKFISSAPGSTRAVEYAPKDLYSLPATGYDTKDALAPMDAALEKLHDYSVPTVNTQGKGSRKRTSFNLSKRLTFEGDWESLENPSLVSVRWVFSREIRQRHASVNNVILTDSPKFDAGIGVGSPAHAHVIDVATEVVQCYLDNVVLTQRKSHPHKVGPILARPDEMKYFQHSIHEGYDRLNSFELEFAQELDRLGIPWCRNPSRSGYGIPLAKLGPTLKFYPDFIAWAGSKVLLLDTKGEHLVHEAAVRKLANIRYRPDATEFVSVHFVTKGKWSPEPTQQSPDGYTLWGHKGDGSRKTTHFVSLQKLAASLAS